From the Maioricimonas rarisocia genome, one window contains:
- a CDS encoding DUF1552 domain-containing protein, with translation MHRRSFLKSAGVSIALPFLPSLTPARHASAADASLPSSRMVCIGNMLGFYPEAFWPRLEAPGDSTGLAVHDSFEMGRTTAALNAIRDRITIIEGLDHGTKGGHFSIHTFLSGVRQIDAKSMPLGNVTIDQFAAEEISGQTRFPSLTIGSESGIHGGCQLSWTRTGTRVPPIPGPEQLFRLLFVEPAEADRAVAADRFQLQGSILDLVNEQARHFERQLNAHDRNKLDEYLTSVRDVEKRLTMRRNWIDVPKPPAPFPAPKNRNMVEDLPLLYDLILIALQTDSTRIATLEIGGDFNPADLGVKGGYHALSHHGQLEERIESLITLETYQIEQFVRFVEKLSTHEDEQGPLIDQTMVLFGSGMGNANSHTNTNLPVVLAGGGFEHGRLLRFDVKNPHRPPLCNLFVTMLQKFGLETDVFATSTGTLRGLA, from the coding sequence ATGCATCGTCGATCGTTCCTCAAGAGCGCGGGCGTCTCCATCGCGCTCCCCTTCCTCCCCTCGCTGACGCCTGCACGCCATGCCTCTGCCGCGGACGCATCGTTGCCGAGCAGCAGAATGGTCTGCATCGGGAACATGCTTGGTTTCTATCCCGAAGCCTTCTGGCCTCGGCTGGAGGCCCCCGGGGATTCCACGGGACTTGCGGTTCACGACAGCTTCGAGATGGGGCGCACCACCGCCGCGCTGAATGCGATCCGTGACCGCATCACGATCATCGAGGGGTTGGATCACGGCACCAAGGGGGGGCATTTCTCGATCCACACGTTCCTCTCGGGGGTCCGGCAGATCGACGCGAAATCGATGCCGCTGGGGAACGTCACAATCGACCAGTTCGCCGCCGAAGAGATCTCGGGGCAGACGCGATTCCCATCGCTCACGATCGGCAGCGAAAGCGGTATTCATGGTGGATGCCAGCTCTCGTGGACCCGAACCGGTACGCGGGTACCTCCGATCCCGGGGCCGGAGCAGTTGTTCAGGCTGTTGTTCGTCGAGCCGGCCGAGGCTGACCGAGCCGTGGCTGCCGACCGATTCCAGTTGCAGGGATCGATCCTCGATCTGGTCAACGAGCAGGCCCGTCACTTCGAACGGCAATTGAATGCACACGATCGGAACAAGCTCGACGAGTACCTGACGTCAGTTCGGGACGTGGAGAAGCGGCTGACGATGCGGAGGAACTGGATCGATGTTCCGAAGCCGCCCGCACCCTTCCCGGCTCCGAAGAACCGGAACATGGTCGAGGACCTGCCGCTCCTCTACGACCTGATCCTGATTGCTCTGCAGACCGACTCGACACGAATTGCCACGCTCGAGATCGGCGGCGATTTCAATCCTGCAGACCTCGGAGTGAAAGGGGGCTACCACGCCCTCTCTCACCACGGCCAGCTCGAGGAGCGGATCGAATCGCTGATCACGCTCGAGACGTACCAGATCGAGCAGTTCGTACGGTTTGTGGAGAAGCTTTCGACACACGAAGATGAACAGGGGCCGCTGATCGACCAGACGATGGTCCTCTTCGGTAGCGGGATGGGGAATGCCAACTCTCACACGAATACGAATCTGCCGGTCGTGCTCGCAGGCGGCGGGTTCGAACACGGCCGCCTGCTCCGGTTCGATGTGAAGAATCCCCATCGCCCGCCACTCTGCAATCTGTTCGTCACCATGTTGCAGAAGTTCGGTCTCGAGACCGACGTCTTCGCGACGAGCACGGGCACCTTGCGAGGACTGGCGTGA